A portion of the Syntrophobacterales bacterium genome contains these proteins:
- the rnc gene encoding ribonuclease III: MDYPTPLEEIIKYTFKDRELFDQAITHTSCFNEKKASRRSKNEKLEYLGDALLNTVISILLYKKYKDRHEGFLSNARSYLVKKGTLTEVAKSISLNTHMRYGSGDRDVPEESKVLSNTLEALIGAVYLDGGIRKLTKMIKALFSPYFDEQKLNEKNPKNILQEYSQKRWGILPQYKLARKTKEGFTVIVCVGDALKAKGTGKSKKEAERQAARLLLNEIRQGE, translated from the coding sequence GTGGATTATCCTACTCCTTTAGAAGAGATCATAAAGTACACGTTCAAGGATAGGGAACTTTTCGACCAGGCCATCACGCACACCTCATGCTTCAACGAAAAAAAGGCGTCACGGCGATCGAAAAACGAGAAGCTTGAGTATCTTGGCGATGCGCTTCTGAATACAGTCATCAGCATACTCCTTTACAAAAAATACAAAGACAGGCATGAAGGGTTTCTGAGCAACGCCAGGTCATACCTGGTCAAGAAAGGGACTCTCACGGAAGTGGCAAAAAGCATATCGCTCAATACTCACATGCGTTACGGCAGCGGAGACAGGGATGTTCCCGAAGAATCGAAGGTGCTTTCCAACACGCTTGAAGCGCTTATCGGCGCGGTCTACCTTGACGGGGGCATCAGAAAATTAACCAAGATGATCAAGGCGCTCTTTTCTCCTTATTTCGACGAACAAAAACTGAACGAGAAGAATCCTAAGAACATACTCCAGGAGTACTCCCAGAAGAGATGGGGTATACTACCCCAGTACAAATTGGCACGAAAAACGAAAGAAGGCTTCACCGTCATCGTCTGTGTCGGCGACGCCTTAAAGGCAAAGGGTACGGGCAAGAGCAAGAAGGAAGCGGAACGGCAGGCGGCGAGGCTGCTCTTGAACGAGATCAGGCAAGGCGAATGA
- a CDS encoding acyl--CoA ligase: MIDLAEGFVNIKKRFGVAEMKDLQVHIGEILARNARMYPQDVALVERIPAEKKRVEITWKEFDDRANKFANLLKKKGVKKGDKVLHFMQNSIDWLVAYFGVVRTGAWVVPLNFRFTADDVKYCADVALPVYVVFDEEFAGRIDSIKDKLPTVKGYICVGKNTPAFAESYDALMTGADASPLDTEIRFDDPCGLYFTSGTTGQPKPILLTHNNMACACITENVHHRQTKDDVFILIPPLYHTGAKMHWFGSFIVGGKAVILKGVSPEYTLEAVSEEGGTIVWLLVPWAQDILLKLDSGELKSSNYKLGQWRLMHIGAQPVPPALIKHWKTYFPKMDYDTNFGLSESTGPGCVHLGMGNEHKIGAIGIPGFNWEVKIIDEDGKTVPAGTPGELLVRGNGVMREYYNNPEATAKSLVDGWLYTGDMARMDEDGFIWLVDRKKDIIITGGENVFPVEVEDFFHTNPNVKDAAAIGLPDERLGEIVAVIIELVPGKTLTTEEVMKFSEALPKYKRPRKVFFGEVPRNPTGKIEKPKLRKHYSGMEEAFKI, encoded by the coding sequence ATGATAGATTTAGCTGAGGGTTTTGTCAATATCAAAAAACGATTCGGGGTGGCCGAGATGAAAGATTTGCAAGTACACATTGGAGAAATTCTTGCGCGAAATGCCAGGATGTACCCACAAGACGTGGCGCTTGTGGAGCGTATCCCGGCGGAAAAGAAAAGGGTTGAAATCACGTGGAAGGAGTTTGACGACAGAGCAAACAAGTTTGCCAATCTGCTAAAAAAGAAAGGCGTCAAAAAAGGTGATAAAGTCCTCCATTTTATGCAGAACTCGATAGACTGGCTTGTCGCCTATTTCGGCGTGGTAAGGACGGGAGCATGGGTTGTGCCGCTCAATTTCCGCTTTACCGCAGACGATGTGAAGTACTGCGCCGATGTAGCCCTGCCTGTTTACGTGGTTTTTGACGAGGAGTTCGCGGGCAGAATCGACTCGATAAAAGACAAACTTCCCACAGTAAAGGGATACATATGCGTGGGCAAAAACACGCCGGCCTTTGCTGAATCATACGATGCGCTCATGACGGGGGCGGATGCGTCACCCCTCGACACGGAGATCCGTTTCGACGATCCTTGCGGATTGTACTTTACCTCAGGCACCACAGGACAACCAAAACCCATACTCCTTACTCACAACAACATGGCCTGCGCCTGCATCACGGAGAATGTGCACCATCGCCAGACAAAAGACGATGTGTTCATTCTTATTCCGCCCCTTTATCATACCGGAGCGAAAATGCACTGGTTCGGCAGCTTTATTGTGGGAGGGAAGGCCGTAATCCTCAAAGGCGTCTCTCCAGAATATACTCTTGAGGCAGTGAGCGAGGAAGGGGGAACCATCGTATGGCTCCTCGTTCCATGGGCCCAGGATATCCTCTTAAAACTCGACAGCGGGGAGCTGAAATCTTCGAATTACAAGCTCGGACAGTGGCGGCTCATGCATATAGGCGCCCAGCCTGTTCCGCCGGCGCTCATCAAGCATTGGAAGACTTATTTTCCGAAAATGGATTATGACACGAATTTCGGTCTCAGTGAATCCACGGGGCCGGGTTGTGTACACCTCGGCATGGGCAATGAGCACAAGATAGGCGCGATCGGTATCCCAGGCTTCAATTGGGAAGTGAAGATCATTGACGAAGACGGAAAGACAGTGCCCGCAGGAACGCCGGGAGAACTTCTGGTGCGAGGTAACGGCGTAATGAGAGAGTACTACAATAACCCCGAGGCAACTGCGAAGTCCCTCGTGGACGGCTGGCTATATACGGGCGATATGGCGAGAATGGACGAGGACGGTTTTATATGGCTCGTGGACCGCAAGAAAGACATAATCATTACGGGCGGCGAGAACGTCTTCCCGGTGGAGGTGGAAGATTTCTTCCATACAAATCCGAACGTGAAAGATGCGGCGGCCATTGGCCTGCCAGATGAGCGCCTGGGCGAGATCGTGGCAGTGATCATTGAGCTGGTGCCGGGCAAGACACTCACCACGGAAGAGGTAATGAAGTTCTCGGAGGCTCTTCCCAAGTACAAGAGACCCCGCAAGGTATTCTTCGGCGAAGTCCCGAGAAATCCGACCGGCAAAATTGAAAAGCCGAAACTTAGAAAACACTACTCGGGAATGGAAGAAGCATTCAAGATATAG
- a CDS encoding radical SAM protein, with protein MIVPVFLPHLGCGDRCIYCDQMSITDLRTNNMEATVAAHLGSVRQPIEVGLFGGNIFGLKADNLRRLFAFFEPHRDRIVGFRISTKPVPLGNEIIRILKENGVRVIELGIPSFNDGILRVINRRHTAEDLRRSFLRLREEGFTMALQTMVGLPGETMTDIAETTEHLATLAPDYVRIYPLAVLKGTPLETMYREGTFVPIPFEKAVERTLYIYLHLLKKGIKVVKMGLTDNEVISDRIIAGHFHPSFGYIVKSWAFRLALVAKLRSLSVSGGPTKILLNHRDIPHLLGYKRKNMAEYGKEGFSIEWETREITQGTFVIELEGRAVEGDVFDALSIAAVSS; from the coding sequence ATGATCGTTCCTGTATTCCTGCCCCACCTCGGATGCGGAGACAGGTGCATCTACTGTGATCAAATGAGCATTACTGATTTACGGACCAACAATATGGAGGCCACAGTTGCGGCCCATCTCGGGTCCGTCCGGCAACCTATTGAGGTCGGTCTTTTCGGCGGAAACATATTTGGGCTTAAGGCGGACAATCTGAGGCGGCTTTTCGCTTTTTTTGAGCCTCATAGAGACAGGATCGTCGGTTTTAGGATCTCGACAAAACCCGTTCCTCTCGGCAATGAAATCATCCGTATCTTGAAAGAAAATGGAGTGAGAGTTATAGAGCTCGGTATACCGTCCTTTAACGATGGGATTCTCCGCGTGATCAACCGGCGGCATACGGCGGAAGACTTAAGGAGAAGCTTCCTGAGGCTCAGGGAAGAAGGTTTCACCATGGCGCTTCAGACCATGGTCGGCCTTCCCGGCGAGACTATGACGGACATCGCGGAGACGACCGAGCATTTGGCTACCCTTGCACCGGATTACGTGAGAATTTATCCCCTGGCAGTCCTCAAGGGGACTCCCTTGGAGACCATGTACCGGGAGGGTACATTTGTCCCGATTCCTTTTGAGAAAGCGGTCGAAAGGACGCTTTATATCTATCTCCATCTTTTGAAAAAAGGCATAAAAGTGGTAAAGATGGGTCTTACGGATAACGAAGTGATAAGTGACAGGATAATCGCCGGTCATTTTCACCCATCTTTCGGATACATAGTCAAATCGTGGGCCTTCCGCCTCGCCCTGGTGGCGAAACTGCGAAGCTTATCAGTTAGTGGCGGCCCGACAAAAATCCTCCTCAATCATCGCGATATCCCTCACCTTCTGGGCTACAAGCGGAAGAATATGGCCGAATACGGGAAGGAGGGGTTTTCCATCGAGTGGGAGACAAGGGAGATCACACAAGGCACATTCGTCATAGAGCTTGAAGGCCGGGCCGTGGAGGGAGATGTGTTCGACGCGCTAAGTATAGCAGCCGTGAGTAGTTAG